A single genomic interval of Chitinophaga sp. 180180018-3 harbors:
- a CDS encoding TetR/AcrR family transcriptional regulator has translation MRVKDENKAVAIREKAIEMIVHEGFDGLSMHKLAKAAGISVSTIYIYFKNREDLLNQLYAYTAEMFVQETLKDFHADLDFETGLWLQWRNRYKFILKHPMHHYFWEQLRSSPLIKKQDTTQENDFRKMMRQFVENAVAKKEIVELPTEIFWALAYGTFYTLMRFHLENAGMSGQPFSLTKDLLKTTFQQVMKALRP, from the coding sequence ATGCGTGTAAAAGATGAAAATAAAGCTGTTGCCATCCGCGAGAAGGCTATAGAAATGATTGTTCATGAAGGTTTCGATGGACTGAGTATGCACAAACTGGCCAAAGCGGCTGGTATTTCGGTGTCTACTATTTATATCTATTTCAAGAACCGGGAGGATCTGCTCAACCAGTTATATGCTTATACCGCTGAGATGTTTGTACAGGAAACCTTAAAGGATTTCCATGCCGACCTGGATTTTGAAACCGGGTTATGGCTGCAATGGCGGAACCGGTATAAATTTATACTGAAACATCCGATGCACCATTATTTCTGGGAACAGCTCCGGAGTTCTCCACTGATCAAGAAGCAGGATACTACGCAGGAAAATGATTTCCGGAAAATGATGCGGCAATTTGTTGAGAATGCCGTGGCAAAGAAAGAGATCGTGGAGTTGCCTACAGAGATATTCTGGGCACTGGCATATGGCACTTTTTACACGTTGATGAGGTTTCACCTCGAAAATGCAGGTATGTCGGGTCAGCCTTTTTCGCTTACGAAAGACCTGCTGAAGACAACCTTTCAGCAGGTCATGAAAGCGTTGCGGCCTTAG
- the pepE gene encoding dipeptidase PepE, whose product MMHFILASTSTLFGETYLAYLQPSMKTLYAGIDEIIFIPFARPGGISHDDYTSRATEAFGSINIKVRGLHTFSDPVAAIKAAKGFFTGGGNTFLLVKQLHELGLMEVLGEAVKNGAPYMGCSAGSNIGGLTMQNTNDMPIVYPPSFATMGLLTFNINPHYQDPVAGSQHMGETRETRIREYHTQNNTPVLGLREGSWIYRKDGSLTLEGNGSARVFEAGKEPYELPAGSSLAALK is encoded by the coding sequence ATGATGCATTTTATACTGGCAAGCACCTCCACGCTGTTTGGAGAAACGTACCTGGCTTACTTACAACCATCCATGAAAACGTTGTATGCAGGGATCGATGAGATTATATTTATTCCGTTTGCAAGGCCCGGCGGCATTTCGCACGATGATTACACCAGTCGCGCTACGGAAGCTTTCGGGAGCATTAACATAAAAGTACGTGGACTGCATACCTTCAGCGATCCGGTGGCAGCCATAAAAGCCGCAAAGGGTTTCTTCACGGGAGGCGGCAATACTTTCCTGCTGGTAAAGCAATTGCATGAGCTGGGATTGATGGAGGTATTGGGAGAAGCAGTGAAGAACGGCGCCCCTTATATGGGATGCAGCGCGGGGAGTAATATAGGCGGCCTGACCATGCAAAACACCAACGATATGCCCATCGTATATCCACCCAGTTTCGCGACCATGGGCCTGCTTACTTTTAATATCAATCCCCATTACCAGGATCCGGTTGCCGGTTCCCAGCATATGGGAGAAACGAGGGAAACACGTATACGGGAATACCATACCCAAAACAATACACCTGTACTGGGATTAAGAGAAGGCAGCTGGATTTACCGCAAAGATGGCTCCCTCACACTGGAAGGCAACGGGAGTGCCCGGGTATTTGAAGCCGGGAAAGAGCCCTACGAGCTGCCGGCAGGCAGTTCTCTTGCTGCCCTGAAATAA
- a CDS encoding serine hydrolase, whose translation MLPSSIENSPSIKIIDKYSHQPFVRVFEEKQFEPAGMKETVFGDSRDVIPNMIQGYRYVTYMDGRKLPADTLVMNYAEVAPSRRTATGLNSTASDVANWIISLQQGKLFTSKASLTRLWTPGTFNNGTPTQWALGWVTKPRPRHSAVIATGGGRSAFFVYPNDDLAIVVLTNMAGSYPEDFIDELAGYYNPDIPAADPITTLRMQLRKKGFDPALPVYRELQKVHPGFNASETDLNDWAYRMMSSRQLKEATAVFKLVTEIYPDSWNAYDSYGEALLKSGQRQEAIRMYQQSITLNPDNTNGKKILERLQQ comes from the coding sequence ATGCTGCCCTCATCGATTGAAAACTCACCGTCAATAAAGATCATCGACAAATACAGCCATCAGCCGTTTGTGAGGGTGTTTGAAGAGAAACAGTTCGAACCGGCTGGCATGAAGGAAACTGTGTTTGGCGATTCCAGAGATGTGATCCCAAATATGATACAGGGATACAGGTATGTAACGTATATGGATGGACGAAAGCTGCCTGCCGACACGTTGGTGATGAACTATGCAGAGGTTGCCCCCAGCCGCCGCACGGCCACTGGCCTGAATAGCACAGCCAGCGATGTTGCCAACTGGATCATCAGTTTGCAGCAAGGCAAACTGTTTACTTCGAAGGCATCTCTTACCCGGCTCTGGACGCCCGGTACCTTTAACAATGGCACGCCCACACAATGGGCGCTGGGCTGGGTCACTAAACCACGCCCCCGTCATAGTGCCGTTATCGCCACCGGTGGCGGACGTTCAGCATTCTTCGTGTATCCGAACGATGATCTGGCCATTGTAGTGCTGACCAACATGGCAGGTTCTTATCCGGAGGACTTCATAGATGAACTGGCAGGATATTATAATCCGGACATTCCGGCTGCCGACCCGATAACAACACTGCGTATGCAACTCAGGAAAAAGGGCTTTGATCCCGCTTTACCGGTTTACCGGGAGCTGCAAAAAGTGCATCCGGGCTTTAACGCATCGGAAACAGATCTGAACGACTGGGCCTACCGGATGATGAGTAGCCGGCAGCTGAAAGAAGCCACCGCCGTATTCAAGCTGGTGACGGAGATTTACCCGGATAGCTGGAATGCTTATGACAGTTATGGAGAAGCCCTGTTAAAGAGTGGCCAGCGGCAGGAAGCCATCAGGATGTACCAGCAATCCATCACGCTCAACCCCGATAATACCAACGGGAAGAAAATACTGGAAAGATTACAGCAGTAG
- a CDS encoding RNA polymerase sigma-70 factor has protein sequence MSIYNEKELFQKIADGEEIAFRQLFHEYNARLLPFIYKICKSDVIAEELVQEVFLRVWVNRRELADMEKPASWIFRVASNLSLSYLRALSGKERKLLNIDAAPEPPSENMLEQLTMKELQLLIEKGVAQLPPRRQQIFRLSRQEGLNHKEIADKLELSQNTVKDQLVIALKFIREYIHREWGGLVPVMLLISAL, from the coding sequence ATGAGCATATATAATGAAAAAGAACTATTCCAAAAAATAGCCGACGGAGAGGAAATTGCTTTCAGACAACTGTTTCACGAGTATAATGCCAGGCTGCTACCATTTATTTATAAGATATGTAAGTCGGATGTGATTGCCGAAGAATTAGTACAGGAAGTTTTTCTCCGGGTTTGGGTGAATCGCCGTGAACTCGCGGATATGGAGAAACCAGCGTCCTGGATCTTTCGCGTGGCATCTAATCTATCTCTTTCCTACCTCCGGGCACTATCGGGTAAAGAACGTAAGCTGCTGAATATTGATGCCGCACCTGAGCCGCCATCAGAAAATATGTTGGAGCAACTTACTATGAAAGAGCTACAGCTGCTGATAGAAAAAGGAGTGGCACAACTGCCGCCCCGGCGCCAGCAGATCTTCCGCCTTAGTCGTCAGGAAGGCCTTAACCATAAAGAAATTGCAGATAAACTGGAGCTGTCTCAGAATACAGTGAAAGATCAATTAGTCATTGCACTGAAGTTTATCAGGGAATATATTCACCGGGAGTGGGGCGGGCTGGTACCTGTAATGCTGCTGATCAGCGCACTTTAA
- a CDS encoding FecR domain-containing protein, with amino-acid sequence MTKERMQYLLEQYMANRLSGEERTAFFDALENDPQREVLELTLQQMMEEAPVDLHYEQERWEKVVNTVIATPAKQPVRSHRVFKIWRMAAAAAVLVIALLAAWILRNHAGYSAGTEQESRELASHTQVNLHRPAPTLKLSDGTVLALDTAANGVLVKQGGAVVVKSSNTSLSYKGSDTDQSVNFNTLFTPRGCQYQVVLPDGTKVWLNTASSLRFPVAFTGNERTVELTGEGYFEVSTQPHQPFFVKVNNLRIAVLGTHFNIMAYTDETAIRTTLLEGGVRLTAASGEVTLKPGQLGALTKYGKLDVTTLTDPEAAIAWKEGSFRFDNNDIAGVLRQLSRWYDVEVIYTGKIPDWHITGKMEMNLTLPQVLQVLEQSGLKYHLEGKKLIVM; translated from the coding sequence TTGACTAAAGAACGGATGCAGTATTTGCTGGAGCAATACATGGCTAACAGACTGTCCGGCGAGGAACGCACAGCATTCTTTGATGCATTGGAAAACGATCCTCAGCGGGAGGTGCTGGAGCTTACTTTGCAACAGATGATGGAGGAAGCGCCGGTAGACCTGCATTATGAGCAGGAACGCTGGGAAAAGGTAGTAAATACAGTTATTGCTACGCCGGCTAAACAGCCAGTAAGGTCGCACAGGGTATTCAAAATCTGGCGCATGGCTGCCGCTGCAGCAGTATTGGTGATAGCGTTGCTGGCTGCCTGGATATTGAGGAACCACGCAGGTTATTCAGCAGGTACGGAGCAGGAAAGCCGGGAGCTGGCTTCACATACACAAGTGAACTTGCACAGGCCTGCGCCTACGCTGAAGCTTTCTGATGGTACGGTGCTCGCGCTCGACACGGCCGCCAATGGCGTGCTGGTGAAACAGGGAGGGGCAGTAGTAGTAAAGAGTAGTAATACATCCTTGTCATATAAAGGGAGTGATACAGATCAATCAGTAAACTTTAATACGCTTTTTACACCCCGCGGATGCCAGTATCAGGTCGTTTTACCTGATGGCACCAAAGTATGGTTGAACACTGCCAGCTCGCTTAGGTTCCCGGTAGCTTTTACTGGTAACGAACGTACAGTGGAGCTAACAGGAGAAGGATATTTTGAAGTAAGCACTCAGCCTCATCAACCATTCTTTGTAAAGGTGAATAATCTCCGCATCGCGGTGCTGGGTACACACTTTAATATAATGGCCTATACCGATGAAACGGCCATTCGTACAACCCTGCTGGAGGGCGGAGTAAGATTAACAGCCGCCTCTGGTGAGGTAACACTGAAGCCCGGCCAGCTGGGAGCACTGACCAAATATGGTAAATTGGATGTGACAACGTTAACAGACCCCGAAGCTGCTATAGCATGGAAAGAAGGTTCCTTCCGTTTCGATAACAACGATATAGCCGGTGTCCTGCGCCAGCTTTCACGATGGTATGATGTGGAAGTCATCTATACCGGAAAGATTCCTGACTGGCATATTACCGGTAAGATGGAAATGAACCTTACGCTCCCGCAGGTATTGCAGGTACTGGAACAAAGTGGTTTAAAATATCACCTCGAAGGAAAAAAATTAATTGTCATGTAG
- a CDS encoding TonB-dependent receptor, with amino-acid sequence MLRMKLASFLILIICLQSSARGYSQTVTLKERNADLKTVLEKIERQTGYHFVYRGEWFDNIPPITVEGHNMLLQQALELCFNKQPFNWVIVGKTIALRQLSAAREFPPVTLQGKVTDENGAPIPGASIRLKDARAGAVSDASGHYSLQLTGNAGVLIFTCVGFTTKEVSWKGAQQLDVILQRQSTGLNEVVVAVGYGSVNKRDLTGSVASIRADGIVQSKATSFQEAIQGKLAGVQVSSTSGEPGAAVNISIRGANTIFGGTSPLFVVDGIPYDANPGEIATASIGNGGASNPLATLNPADIESIDVLKDASATAIYGSRGANGVVIITTKSGKSGQARIDYDGSVMFSSATRKLPVLSANEYLNYRRIVSPNSILFYRDTNRDGIYGDDGDEPVNLDSLSKHDWQREILRTGTTQSHNISISGKKNGTSFAGGVGYLNQSAIIKNNDYQRYNLRLKIDHEHGRNLKLGLNASTAFSELNGATQSGGGDALFNGVVQNLVISKPVEFYDPLWDRAGRYISPVTMIDNAYKNVSVIQTNMSGYVNYKLAEGLSLNVSGGGILTSSKGKEFYGKLTSWGAGDNGLGIIQEQRAYSLYNTNQLSYEKWFNKNHYLNTMIAFETNRYNYEFFSLQKSNFADESTGINDISKGTNVKSTGSYRDVNKRLSYFGRVNYTLLTKHLFTATLRADGSDKFGAGNRFGYFPSFAYSWLMSEESFMKAQQIFSNLKLRLSYGQTGNERITSYRYLSALENAYYGGDLGLAPASRANPDLKWETTIQYNAGIDMGFLNNRLEVNLDVYSKRTKDMLLPAYVPSRTGYTQQWQNLGRVDNNGIELHISSKNIDRKDFTWQTDFNISSNKNEVKDIGNIGFIPVTMGGGWIQDVGRVSVGQPLGTAYGYVFDGVYQVSDFTWQDNSDPSIPHDKREYKLKDKQIQVAGVNVRPGSFKFKDLNHDGVIDLDHDRTTISRSQPKFFGGLNNTFRFKNFDLNIFLEGSYGAQVFNESRYQLEGGVLETWMNITKDFFYNRWSIDNPTNKYGDFGALNKTAMLASSYYVEDASYLRLKNLSIGYRLPASLIRKKGISDVRIYFTGTNLITWTKYTGYDPELNSGNPLLPGFDRISYPRAKSFAFGLNASF; translated from the coding sequence ATGTTGAGAATGAAACTCGCCTCTTTTTTGATCCTGATTATCTGCCTGCAGTCGAGCGCCAGGGGATATTCACAAACGGTTACACTGAAGGAACGGAATGCAGATCTCAAAACAGTATTGGAGAAGATCGAACGCCAGACGGGATATCATTTTGTATATCGCGGCGAATGGTTCGATAATATTCCTCCCATAACGGTTGAAGGACATAACATGTTGCTGCAACAGGCGCTGGAACTGTGCTTCAACAAACAACCGTTCAATTGGGTAATTGTGGGCAAAACAATAGCGCTCAGGCAGCTGTCTGCTGCCCGCGAATTTCCGCCAGTTACGCTGCAGGGGAAAGTGACGGATGAGAATGGTGCTCCCATACCTGGCGCCAGCATACGCCTGAAAGATGCCCGTGCAGGAGCTGTTTCTGATGCTAGCGGTCATTATTCACTGCAGCTGACAGGTAACGCCGGGGTATTGATATTTACCTGTGTCGGATTTACGACGAAAGAAGTATCGTGGAAAGGTGCACAGCAACTGGATGTAATACTGCAACGCCAGAGTACCGGTCTTAATGAAGTAGTGGTGGCAGTTGGTTATGGTAGTGTGAATAAACGCGACCTTACCGGATCCGTCGCCAGTATCCGGGCGGATGGTATTGTCCAATCCAAGGCAACATCTTTCCAGGAAGCTATACAGGGTAAGCTGGCCGGCGTTCAGGTTTCGTCTACTTCCGGAGAGCCGGGGGCTGCTGTAAATATATCTATAAGAGGCGCTAATACTATTTTCGGAGGTACGAGCCCGTTATTTGTTGTAGATGGTATCCCATACGACGCCAATCCCGGAGAAATTGCTACCGCCAGCATAGGGAATGGCGGTGCATCCAATCCGCTGGCCACCCTGAATCCTGCCGATATAGAATCGATTGATGTATTGAAAGATGCTTCGGCAACAGCTATCTATGGCTCACGGGGCGCCAATGGAGTTGTAATCATTACAACGAAGTCCGGAAAATCCGGCCAGGCCAGGATAGACTACGACGGTAGCGTGATGTTCTCTTCTGCTACCCGTAAGCTGCCGGTACTGAGTGCCAATGAATACCTGAACTATCGCAGAATTGTGTCTCCCAACAGTATATTGTTTTATAGAGATACCAACCGCGACGGGATATACGGTGACGATGGCGATGAACCGGTGAATCTCGACTCGCTGTCGAAGCACGACTGGCAGCGGGAAATATTGCGAACCGGAACAACCCAGTCGCATAATATCAGCATCAGCGGAAAAAAGAACGGAACCTCTTTTGCTGGTGGCGTCGGTTATCTCAACCAATCTGCCATCATAAAAAACAACGACTATCAACGATATAATCTCCGGTTGAAAATAGATCATGAACACGGCCGTAACCTGAAACTCGGACTGAATGCAAGTACGGCCTTCAGTGAGCTGAATGGCGCTACTCAAAGCGGTGGCGGAGATGCCTTGTTTAATGGTGTTGTACAGAACCTCGTAATATCGAAACCGGTGGAGTTCTATGATCCGCTTTGGGATAGGGCAGGCCGTTATATTTCGCCGGTTACAATGATCGATAACGCCTACAAAAATGTTTCTGTTATACAAACGAATATGAGTGGTTATGTGAATTATAAACTGGCAGAGGGCCTTTCCCTCAATGTTTCCGGAGGAGGAATACTCACCAGTTCAAAAGGGAAGGAATTTTACGGGAAACTTACCAGCTGGGGAGCTGGCGACAATGGACTGGGAATTATCCAGGAACAGCGTGCTTATTCGCTCTATAATACCAACCAGCTGTCGTATGAAAAATGGTTTAATAAAAACCATTACCTGAACACCATGATCGCCTTCGAAACAAATAGGTATAACTACGAATTCTTTTCCCTGCAAAAATCCAATTTTGCTGACGAATCAACAGGCATCAACGATATCAGTAAAGGCACCAATGTAAAGTCTACCGGATCATACCGGGATGTGAACAAACGTCTCTCTTACTTCGGCCGGGTTAATTATACTTTGTTGACAAAGCATCTGTTCACTGCTACACTGCGTGCCGACGGTTCTGATAAGTTCGGGGCTGGAAACCGTTTTGGCTACTTCCCATCTTTCGCTTACTCATGGCTTATGTCCGAAGAGTCCTTTATGAAAGCGCAACAAATTTTCAGCAACCTGAAACTAAGACTCAGTTACGGACAAACAGGTAACGAACGTATCACCTCATATAGGTATCTGTCGGCGTTGGAAAATGCATACTATGGCGGCGATCTGGGACTGGCGCCGGCTTCCAGGGCTAACCCGGATCTGAAATGGGAAACTACCATACAATACAATGCCGGTATTGATATGGGATTCCTGAATAATCGTCTGGAAGTAAACCTGGATGTTTACAGCAAAAGAACCAAAGACATGCTGCTGCCGGCTTATGTTCCCTCTCGTACTGGTTATACCCAGCAATGGCAGAACCTCGGAAGAGTGGATAACAACGGAATAGAATTACATATTTCATCAAAGAACATTGATCGTAAGGATTTTACCTGGCAAACTGATTTCAATATCAGCAGTAATAAAAATGAAGTAAAAGATATCGGGAATATAGGCTTCATTCCTGTTACAATGGGTGGCGGATGGATACAGGATGTAGGAAGGGTGTCCGTAGGACAACCATTAGGAACAGCCTATGGGTATGTGTTTGATGGTGTATACCAGGTCAGCGATTTTACCTGGCAGGATAACAGCGACCCCTCTATCCCGCACGATAAAAGGGAATATAAATTGAAAGATAAACAAATTCAGGTCGCCGGTGTAAACGTACGGCCCGGGTCATTCAAATTCAAGGATCTGAATCATGATGGTGTAATAGATTTGGATCATGACCGTACTACTATCAGCAGAAGCCAGCCAAAGTTTTTCGGTGGACTTAACAATACTTTTCGCTTCAAAAACTTTGATCTCAATATATTTCTGGAAGGATCTTACGGTGCGCAGGTATTCAATGAATCCCGCTACCAGCTGGAAGGTGGAGTGCTCGAAACCTGGATGAATATAACGAAGGATTTCTTTTATAACCGGTGGAGTATTGATAATCCTACCAATAAATACGGCGACTTCGGAGCACTTAATAAAACTGCCATGCTTGCTTCCAGTTATTATGTGGAAGATGCCTCTTATCTGCGTCTTAAAAATCTGTCAATTGGCTATCGGCTGCCTGCTTCTTTGATCCGGAAAAAAGGAATATCAGATGTACGTATTTATTTCACGGGTACTAATCTGATTACCTGGACTAAGTATACGGGCTACGATCCGGAGCTGAATTCCGGCAACCCATTATTGCCGGGTTTCGATCGCATTTCTTATCCAAGAGCAAAATCTTTCGCATTCGGATTGAATGCTTCATTTTAA
- a CDS encoding RagB/SusD family nutrient uptake outer membrane protein, giving the protein MRIAHNICLLSLCVLVSSCKKYLDTKPYSFNTVESLYKTASDAELGLTGCYSILNATSIQGTGFGETFAVAMPFMLNAGTDELLTQDGFTNPNYAPFGTQGITSQNETIRNNWFFLFAGINRVNYLLEQLPGTSVDEARKKQMTGEGHFLRGLLYAYLAMEYGGVPVYTSSVQKPEVQRATLKDVYTQVISDLQFAYQSLPDKAALPGRAGKWSAAGYLAKVYAYLAACKKNNVGQDLNSALNNFSWVDADNMYNQLKTLTTDIVGNSGYKLTAHYDYLFRETTRQAQGEESLFTVRGSTSSVNGNYNLWLFWQIPIGSSLAGGGYGWFRPTGELFFKYNALDIRRTQNLTLQVDPAGNSETIEGLRYFVPLPCTDPRNGNYCVGKFRYRDPATKAISQAWSDGDILLLRYADILLLRAEALYYTGDETGARSLLKQVRARAVADPGNVDILTGAYFNTDFITELLDERSRELCFEGWRRMDLIRFGRLGTALSKLSNDKGRWNTIVPQVQANWKPYRIWFPIPKTEIELSPLEQNQGY; this is encoded by the coding sequence ATGAGAATAGCTCACAATATTTGTCTTTTATCACTGTGCGTGTTAGTAAGCAGCTGCAAAAAATATCTTGATACTAAACCTTACTCTTTTAATACAGTGGAAAGCCTGTACAAAACGGCATCAGATGCAGAGCTGGGCCTAACAGGCTGTTACAGCATTCTGAATGCAACCTCAATACAAGGTACAGGATTTGGTGAAACCTTTGCTGTGGCTATGCCATTCATGTTGAATGCAGGAACAGATGAACTGCTTACACAGGATGGATTTACCAATCCTAATTATGCCCCCTTCGGTACACAGGGAATCACCAGCCAGAATGAAACAATCCGGAATAATTGGTTTTTCCTGTTTGCGGGTATCAACCGCGTTAATTACCTGCTCGAACAATTACCGGGGACATCAGTGGATGAGGCCAGGAAAAAACAGATGACAGGGGAGGGGCACTTTTTGAGAGGACTGTTATATGCCTATCTGGCAATGGAATATGGAGGTGTACCTGTTTATACGTCGTCGGTACAAAAGCCGGAAGTACAACGGGCAACTTTGAAAGATGTGTATACCCAGGTGATATCAGATCTGCAATTTGCTTATCAGTCATTACCAGACAAAGCTGCTTTACCTGGCAGAGCCGGCAAATGGTCGGCTGCAGGCTACCTGGCAAAGGTCTATGCTTATCTGGCGGCTTGCAAAAAAAACAATGTGGGGCAAGACCTGAACAGTGCCCTGAATAATTTCAGTTGGGTGGATGCTGATAATATGTATAACCAGCTGAAAACTCTTACAACAGATATCGTTGGTAACAGCGGCTATAAATTAACCGCTCACTATGACTACCTCTTCAGGGAAACTACCCGCCAGGCACAGGGAGAAGAAAGCCTGTTTACAGTGAGAGGAAGTACCAGTTCCGTCAATGGTAATTATAATCTCTGGCTTTTCTGGCAGATTCCGATCGGTAGCAGCTTAGCTGGCGGCGGATATGGATGGTTCAGGCCCACAGGAGAATTGTTCTTTAAGTACAATGCCCTTGATATCCGCAGGACACAAAACCTGACCTTACAGGTAGATCCCGCAGGAAATTCAGAAACAATAGAAGGACTGAGATACTTTGTTCCGCTTCCCTGCACCGATCCGCGTAACGGCAATTATTGCGTTGGTAAATTCAGATACAGAGACCCTGCAACCAAGGCCATTTCCCAGGCCTGGTCTGATGGTGATATTTTACTGCTACGTTATGCAGATATCTTGTTGTTACGGGCCGAAGCACTTTATTATACGGGAGATGAGACCGGCGCAAGAAGTTTGTTGAAACAGGTGCGAGCCAGAGCTGTGGCGGATCCGGGCAATGTAGACATATTGACGGGCGCATATTTTAATACTGATTTCATTACTGAATTATTGGACGAACGGTCGAGGGAACTTTGTTTTGAAGGATGGAGAAGAATGGACCTGATACGCTTTGGCCGGCTGGGAACAGCGCTCAGTAAGCTGAGCAACGACAAAGGCCGGTGGAATACGATTGTACCACAGGTACAGGCAAATTGGAAGCCATACAGGATATGGTTCCCTATACCTAAAACTGAAATAGAATTAAGCCCCCTCGAGCAAAATCAGGGGTACTAG